TCTTAAGCACCAGGCAACTGCCAAAGCAATCAAAATCATTATGAGATGCATCATTTTTCCTCCCTGGCTTGGCGTGCTGATTGAATGCGTTTGGCGATCGCTGCTATTTGCTCACTAGCTGCTTCATCTAGGCTATCGGCAAAGGCTGCAACTACATCGGGGTTCCCCACTGCCAGAAATCGCTGTAACTGCTCGTGAGCTTTGATGACATCTGATTGCTGTTTACTCAGCATTGGCCGCCAATAAAATGCCCGCTCTTTTTTGTCGCATGCCAGCCAACCTTTCTCAGTGAGGCGACGTAAGACTGTGGTGACAGAAGTATACGCTAATTCGCGGTTGGGATCGGTCAAAATGCGATCGTGGACATCCTTGACTGTGGCTGAACCCAGTTCCCAGATGATATTTAAAATTTCCGCTTCTAACGGGCCTAAAGATAGTTGTTTAGGGCGGTAATCGGGTAAAGGTGCCATAGGGATTTTGAAGGGAATGGGGCATGGGGACAAGGGAGATGAGGGAGCAGGGGGAGCAGGGGAGAAAGAATAAATAACTAATGCCCAATGCCCAATGCCCTATTCCCTTTATTGTTTTACATTACAGGATAATGCCGCAAGTCTAAAAGTCTATAAGCATAAAAATGGACTTTTTGAGTATTTATGTATTGAATAGGTTACATAATGCATTCTGATGCTAAAAAAATCTCTGGGAGTAATTGTAACTATAGTTAGTGACACCAACTGGGTAGAATGTTATTTGCGGCAGTTGTATTAAAGCAGGTGTATCCAGCGCGTGAAGCTATTCGTATACCACACTCCTGAATTGACTCCAACGGGTAAAGCGCCAGAATGTGCGATCGCAGTCGATGTATTGCGAGCCACTAGCACAATTGCGACAGTTTTGGCAGCTGGAGGCGAAGCTGTACAAGTATTCAGCGATTTAGACCAGTTAATTGAAGTTAGCGAAAAATGGCCCTCTGAAAAACGGCTACGGGCTGGAGAACGCGGCGGCGCAAAAGTACCTGGCTTTGAGTTGGGTAATTCTCCCCTCGACTGCACGCCAGAATTAGTTGCAGGGCGGCGGTTGTTTATCAGTACCACTAACGGCACTCGTGCCTTACAACGGGTACAAGACTCGCCAAATCTCTTAGCAGCAGCCTTGATAAACCGGGCGGCGGTGGTGCAATTTCTTCTAGAAAAGAAACCAGAGACAATATGGATTGTCGGTTCTGGTTGGGAAGGTAGTTTTTCTTTAGAGGATACAGTTTGTGCGGGTGCGATCGCTCATAGTCTTTTAGAGCAAACCAAGTTGTCACCAGAAGAACTAGCTGGTAATGATGAAGTAGTTGGTGCGATCGCTCTTTATTCTCAATGGCAAGATAACTTATTGGGATTATTCCATCAAGCTAGTCACGGTCAACGATTGTTGCGTCTTGACTGTCAAGAAGATTTAAAATATTGTTCCCAAACTGATATTTTAGATGTTTTACCCATACAACATGAGACGGGAGTTTTAAAAAGTCAAAGGAAATAGGGAGTAGGGGATAAGGAGAATTCATTCCCAATTCCCTATGCCCTATCTTTGAGCATTTGTCGGAGTCTTTGTCGCCAATGGGGGGGATAAGTCTCCAGAATTGCCGAAATTTTTCCACAAGCAAGCACAGAATAGGCTGGGCGACGTGCTGGTGTGGGATATTCGGCAGTTGTAATGGGGACAATACGTTCAACTTTTAAAGGGAAGTCTAGCTGTTGGGCTTCTTCAAAAATGGCAACGGCAAAGTCATACCAGCTAGCAACACCGCTATTTGTGTAGTGATAAGTGCCGCTAATTTCTGGGGTTAACTGGGGAATCATCTGGGCTATGACTGTTGCTATATCTTGCGCCCAAGTGGGGCTACCAATTTGATCGGCGACAACACGGATTTCTTGGTGTTCTGTACCTAGTCGCAGCATGGTTTTGACAAAGTTACTTTTGCCAAAGGTTCCATAAACCCAAGCAGTACGGAGGATGAGGTGATGGGCGCAAGTTTCCCGTATTGCTTCTTCTCCAGCGAGTTTGGTTTTACCATAAACACTCAAGGCATTAGTCGCATCGGTTTCCTGGTAAGGGCGATACCCATTACCATCAAAAACGTAATCGGTCGAAATATGAATTAGAAAAGCCCCTAACTTTTGGCTTTCTTGGGCAATAATTAGGGGTGCAGTAGCATTAATAGCGTTAGCTAGTTGTGGTTCGCTTTCTGCTTTGTCCACAGCAGTATAAGCAGCAGCGTTAATGATGATCTGCGGCTGCTTTGCTCTGATAAAGTTGCGGAGAGTATCGGGTTGAGCAAGGTCTACTGCTGGGCGTGCTACTGAGATAATATCGCCATAAGATGGAAGTATTTGTTGCAGTTCCTTACCGACTTGACCATTGCTACCAATCAACAAAATTGATTTACTCATCCTAATTAGTTCTCGAACTTAACGCAATCATCAAGCTTAATCAAATACTTCAGCAGTCCTCAAAGGTTTCCCAGCTTGGTCTTTAGCCGATAAAATCGGTGTAGCACTCACGGGCCAATCTATCCCTAAATCTGGATCGTTCCATAAAATTGTGCGATCGCCTTGGGGTGCGTAGTAATCTGTAGTTTTATAGAGAACTTCGGCTACTTCTGAAAGCACGAGAAAGCCATGAGCAAAGCCTGGTGGTATCCACATTAAATATTTGTTTTCAGCACTGAGTTCATAACTTACCCATTTTCCGAAGGTAGCTGAACTTTTTCTAATGTCTACGGCTACATCAAAGATAGTACCAGCAACACAACGAATCAGTTTACCTTGGGGTTGTTGGATTTGGTAGTGCAATCCACGCAGAACGTTTTGCTTAGAACAAGAGTGGTTATCTTGCACAAAGTTTGCAATAATACCAGTCTCTTGAGCAAATTTTTGGTGGTTGTAGGATTCAAAAAAGAAGCCGCGATCGTCTGCAAATACTTGGGGTTTGATTTGTATAACTTCGGGGATTTTGATATGTACAATGCTCATTAAAATAATTCGTAATAGAGCCTCCGGCACGCTACGCAAACGTAATTCGTAATTCGTTTAGAGTAATGTGTCAGAGTGTTAATTCTGAAGGTAATTTAATGCTTGTATTTTACAGCTAGCAGGTAACACTTCGACCGTGGCTTTTTCTGTTTTTAAGAACTAAATCACGTTAATTCAATTTGACAGTCGTCGCCAATTAGAAATCGCAAGGCTTTGGGGCGACGGGGTGCAACAGTCAATTGTGCCCGTTGTCCAATCACACTATCGATAATGCGCTGATGGATTCCGGCAATTTTCGCACCTTCTAAAATCACACTGTGTTCTAAATCAGTATCAATAAGTGTGGCATTATTAGCAATACTACTATAAGGGCCAATAAAGCAGTTTTCTAAATAACAATTGCTACCAATGATTACTGGCCCCCGAATTGTGCAGTTAATTACTTGAGATTTTGCACCGATTTGGACTCGTCCAATAATCTGACTTTGGGCATCGACTTCGCCGACAATGGATTCTGTCAAATAGGTATCGAGAATTAATCGGTTAGCTTCTAATAAGTCATCTTTTTTACCAGTATCTAGCCACCAACCTTGGAGATTGTAAGCTAAAACTTGCTTTTTCTGATTAATTAGGTATTGAATAGCATCAGTAATTTCTAGTTCGCCTCTGGTGGAAGGTTGGATATTTGCGATCGCATCAAAGATCAGGTGAGAAAAGAAATAAACCCCTACCAATGCCAAATTTGAAGGCGGAACTTTCGGTTTTTCAATTAACTGTAACACCCTCCCTGTTTCATCTACCTCAGCCACACCAAAGGCGCTAGGGTTTGCAACCGAACGCAAGAGAATCAAAGCATCTGGCTGTTGTTGGCTAAATTGTTCCAGAAAGTAGCGTAATTCACCTAGTTGAATCAGGTTATCGCCCAAGTACATGACAAAGGGGGAATCTCCTAAAAAGGGACTGGCGATTTGAACGGCGTGGGCAAGCCCCAGTGGCTGATCTTGGACGATGTAGGTGATGTTCGCTCTAAAGTATTCTCCATTTCCGGTTTTTGATTGGACTTCTGCCCCAGTTTCCGGGCTGATGATGATGCCAATATCAGTGATACCAGCAGCAACCATTTCTTCAATGCCATACCATAAAACTGGTTTATTAGCAACTGGTACGAGTTGTTTTGCTCCGCTATAGGTAAGGGGACGGAGACGTGTACCTTTACCACCAGAGAGAATTAGTGCTTTCATCAGGATTTTGGATTAGTTATTAGTCAAGATAATCTGAAATCTTGACAAAATCCCAAATTCTTACATCCAAATTCTGGTGTTAGTTTATCTTTTATAAGTAGCGGGATAAAACTTCGCTGGTTGCTTTTCCTGTTTTTTCCCAACTGAATTGTTGGGAGTGAGCGATCCCTTGACTAGAGAGGCGCGATCGCAACCCCGAATCAGTTGCGATCGCCTGCATAGCCTCAGTAATTTCTCCTGTGTTGTAGGGATTAATCAGAATTGCTGCATCTCCAGCCACTTCTGGAAGAGAGGAGAGATTGGAGGTAATGACAGGAGTACCACAAGCCATTGCTTCCAGAACTGGTAAACCAAAACCTTCCCAGAGACTGGGGAAGACAAGTGCGATCGCTTGATTGATGATTGTTGGTAATTCGCCATAAGGTACATAGTCAAGGAATTTTACCTGATGAGTTATACCTAGTTCTTCTACTTGCGCCTGCAAAATTGAGGTGTAACGAAGATCAGTCGGACCCGCTAGCCAAAGTTCATAGTCACCACTGTTTGGTAATGCAGCAAAGGCGGCGATAAGTCTGTTCAGATTTTTGTAAATGTCTTGACGACCGATGTAGAGAAAGTAATTACGGGTAGGGAGGTTGAGAAAACGAAAGTGATTGCGATCGTGTGCCAGAGGTATAGGAGTAATTTTGCTAGTTGGAATTTGGTAAAAATCAATAATGTCCCTAGCAGTAGCTGAGGAATTACAGATAATATGTTGCGCCTGGTTGAGTACTTGGGGAACGTAGTAACGATGGTACGATGTCAACCGTGAAAAGCGTTTAGGAAAGCGCAACGGTATCAGATCGTGAGACATCACCACAAAACGACAGTTGGTATAAATGGGCGCTTCTGGCAAAGGGCAAAATAACAGATGCGATCGCAAATCCATAAATATTTGCGGCAGTTGAAATTGCGTCCAAATCAGGCGGCGAAAATGCCCTTTTGTACCTTGAGCAGGAGTAAGATTATCGGGTACTAGATAGCAGTTAAACTCTGGGTAATTTTTGGCTGTTAATAGAGTAGGTTGAAGAAATTTCAAATAAGGAACAAGATTATCAGCATAGTTGCTTATGCCTGTTGGTTTTGATAATAAAATGGATAAGTTAATGATTAATTGATTTGCAGACATATTATTTACTATATTCATTAAATAATAGTTCTATAAGCTTCTAATGTTTCTTTTGCCGTTCTTTCCCAAGAAAATAATTTTGCTCTTTCCCTACCCTTACTAATTAATTCTTGGCGTACTTGAGAATCACTGATGACTTTCAGAATAGCTTCAGCCAGTTGAATAAAATCACTAGGGTCAATCAAAATAGCAGCATCTCCTGTAACTTCTGGTATTGAGGAAGTATTAGCAGAAACAACAGGTGCGCCTAGTGTCATAGCTTCTAAAATGGGTAGACCAAATCCTTCATAGTAAGAAGGATAAACGAAAACATCGGCTTTGGAGTAAAATAATGCTACCAATTCATCAGATAAGTAGTCAAGATGATGAATTTGGCTTTTCCAAGGTGAACTCTCAATATCCACGAATATTGGTTCGTAATTCCAACCTTTTTTACCAATTAATATTAATTGATGATCAATTTTATATTTTTTCTTTAGTAAATTAAAAGCAGAGATGATAGCATTAATGTTTTTCCTCGGTTCTATTGTACTAACAAAAAGTAGATACGGTTTTGAAAAGTCGTAATTAACCTGCTTTTCTAAAGCCTGAATATTTTGTTCACCAGATAAATAATCAGTATGGTAACGACTAGCTAGAGGAGTCACATATACTCTTTCTGGATCTATTTCTAAATAATCAATAATGTCTTTTTTAGAGCTTTCTGAAATTGTTAAAACTAAGTCTGTCCATTGCAAACATCGTTTGACTCTTTGTGTATAGGTTTTTACAACTGAATCTATATAATTTGGATATTTAATAAAAGTCAAATCATATATATTCATGACCTTTAGGCTATTATTACAAGGATAAACTGAATAATTTGTTCCATGTAATATATTTGGATAATCAAAACATTGTTCAAAGTAATTTTTAAAGTAATATAGCAATAAATCTGAAACGGGAGTTGATGTAAATAATAAATCTGAGACTTTCACAAATATAGGCAGTATATGAATGTGAGAATACTCGTTTAGACAATCAGGTACAGTTTGTTTGCCTAAAAGCCAATTTTTAAAGCCTCGTTGATAGGCAATACTCAGTTGAAATTCTTCTAGGGATTGCAAAGCATTAAGTGAGCTAATTAAATTAGCAACATAAAAGCCAACCCCAGTCGGTTTTGTAAATACTGGGGTTGCATCAATTACAACTTTTAGTACCAAAATTTTTAGGCTCCACCGTTGCTCAATTTTTTTAGATCATAATCAACCATTAACTCGACCAATTACTCAAAAAAATGCTAAGGCTCACAACCTAACTCCGTCTTAATTTTATTAATGAAACCAACTAATTGCACTGATTCATCAGGACGATAAAAAGCAGAGTCAACTGAGACATAATGCCAGTTTAGACAAACGCAGTTTGCACACTCAACGAGTCCTTTGACAGAGTGAGTTTCACTACTGGGGATGATATAGTCATCAGGCTGTGCTTGCTGCAACATCAGCCACATAGCGTAAACAGCATCCTTGGTATAGCAGCAGTCACGACAGGCATCTAGGTTGCCTAATTCTAATTTAATTTATAGCATACTAATAAAAAAAATATAAAGCTTAATCTAATAGCTTAACCTCATAGTTTAATTAGATTTTTTACTTTCTAATAATTGCGTTTGTCTAAACCATGACCACTGTGGAAAGAACCACCAAAATAACATTTTTATGAAAATCTTGGGTGAAATCAATTTTTGCCAACGAGAAAAGCTCTCGAAACTATTCCAAATCAATACCTTAGTAAACTCTTTAATTTGAGTATCATCAAACTTATCAAGATTTGTAGTTTCTTCAACTTTTATTAACGCGTATCCCATAATCCAATTATCTGGAACAGTACCAAATTTATTTTTTAGCATTTCATTAATTTCATAATGTGCTGGCAATCTTTTACTTAAAGTTTTGTTGGTACTATACATACGAGAACCTGCCAGTTTTCGCGGCACATATTCAAAATTAATATATTTTCCACAACGTAACCATAGCTCATAATCCATACAATACTCTAATTGGGGATTTAAATTGCCAAAATTTTCAATTAAGCTGCGTCTAAAAAACACTGCCGGCTGGCAAATGTAACAAGTTTCAATTAATCGCTTGTAGTTCCAAGCTTCTGTAGGGTAGGGATAAAGAAGATCATCTGATTCATCAATCCAGTCAGCATTACCATAAACAACTTCTATTTCCGAATCAGATTCAAATATCTGCTTAACTGTTTGAAATGCTCCTGGATAGTAAATATCATCGGAGTTAATCCAGGCAATAATATCACCTGTCGTCATTGATATACCCTTATTGACAGCATCAGATTGCCCCTTATCTGCTTCTGATATCCAGCGTATTTTTTGCTCATATTTTTGCAATATTTCTAGTGTTTCATCATCACTTCCTCCATCACACACGATGTACTCCATATCTTCTATATTTTGAGATAAGACACTCTGTATAGTTCGCTCTATGAAACGACCTTGACGAAAAGAAGGTGTAATTACACTAAATCGTAAGTTCATATAGGTAGGATTATTATTTTATTTTATGACTTACGCAAAACTACACCCTGTAGGGGCAATTCATGAATTGCCCCTACCGTAAAATAAGGCTTTGAGCTATTGTTTGCGTAAGTCCTGTATTTTTGAAAAACAGATATATTTGCCACCTGACATGATATGCGTTAAAGTCCGAGCATATTTAGTAAACTTTAAATCAGATTCCTATACTATTTTTTATGACACTGCTAATTCAAATATCTTGATATAGTGTTTTGCCATTTCTTGCCCATTAAATAGTTTAAGTCGTTCCTTGCCTTTGTGGACTAATTGAGCGGCCAAATCAGTATCATAACTAATCCTGAGCAAACAACTTACTAAATCGTCAGGACTATTGGGGTTAAAGTAGAGAACGGCATCTCCTCCAACATCTGGTAAGCTGCCAGCATTGCTACACAGAACGGGTTTACCAAAATACATTGCTTCTAAGATGGGGATGCCAAAACCTTCGTAAAGAGATGGAAAAACTAAGCATTTACAGCCACACCAAACGGCTTCTAAGTATTTTTCATCTAAGAACCCTAAGAAATGGACATAATCACTGAGGTTAGCGTCTGCAACTTCTTGACGAAGTTGATCTTCTTGCCGTTTCAAATCTCCTGTAAAAACTAAATCTAAAGGTGAATTGAGACATTTCTCTCTATAAATTTTGTAAGCTTCTAAAAGCAGACGATGATTTTTATGTCGCCAGTAATTTGCTGGATAGAAAGCATAACTGTAATTTACTAATCCCAATTCTAACAAATACTGGTTAGTTATTTCTTCGTTTAATCCATTCCAACGATCTTGGATAGATATAGGAATAACTACAAGCTGATCATCGGAAGCTTTTAAATGTTTAATTAGAGAGTGGCGACAAAATTCAGATATACAAATAATTTTTCGTGCTTTCTGAAGAAGATTATTGAGAAATTTGGTTCGGTGTTGTTGTTCTGTAAGTTCAAAAAATTCTGGATGATCAAGATGTTGTAGATCATAAACAATCGCTACAACTGGAATGTTGCTTTCGGCAAATGTGGGTGCAGAAAAGGGACAGAATAATAGATTAATATTATGATTTTTTAATAATGATTTTGAATAAGTTAATCTAGCTAACTTAAATTTAAGTCTTTTCCAAAGGTTTTTCAGTTTCTCTCTATATTTTAGTGAATTAGTATCTTCAACTAAGTCAGCTAATAAAAGACGCTGAGTATTTTGATTTTCGTACTCAGCTAACTCTAAGTGATTCCAAGGTGCGGTTAATAGTAAGAATTGGCAATCAGAAGCTAGTTTCTGCAATTGACTTAGAAGGTTTAGTACCAGTATCTTTGCTCCGCCATTTTTACCACCAGGGGATAAAGGAGTTAAATCTATAGCAATTCGTAGTTGAGACATCAATGCTTTTCACTTATTTATTCATCAATTGGCAAACCAACTGAACTCTTAAATCGAAACCATAAAATTCGCAGCTTCCAAAACTTACTGCTTCGCATCGCTGCAATAGTAGCGTAAGCTTGTTCTAATTGTATATTACTCGGCTGACTGAAGTTGACTTGTGATTCAAAAAAATCTACTGGCAAACCCAGGAACTTTTTTAGTTTAAACCAACCTGTCCGCAATTTCCAGAATTTACTGGTTTCCATAGCATCAATTAGAGCAAGAGCTTGCTGCAATTGAGCAGAATAGGGAGATTGAGAGATAGATTCAACTGGGTTTTGAGAGATAGATTTAACTGGGTTTGCTCCTTGTTGTAACTGATATTGTAAGTTTTGAAGTTGAGCTTGTAAACTACGAAATTCTTCCCATAGTGATGGAATAGCTGAAATATTTTGCTTTTGAATATTTTGAGCAGTTTGCATCAATACTTCTGCTACTGTTTCTGCCATTTTCGACCAAGAAAATTTCTTAGCTTGCTCTAAACCAGCACTTACTAATGAGGAGCGAATATCAGGATGTTGCACTTTTGATAATGCACTCACTAATTCATCAATATTATATTCACTTACATAAAGAACTGCTTCACCACCAACTTCAGGGATAGAAGAATTACGACAGGTAATGACTGGACAACCACAAGCCATTGCTTCTAAAATAGGCAAACCAAATCCTTCATATAGAGAAGGATAAACTAAAGCAACAGCACCAGAATAGGCAGCTTTTAATTCTTCATCTGATAACTTAAGCATATAAGTAGAAATATCAGGAACTAAGTTTGCCATTTCTGGCTCAAGTTGAGTATTAGAACCCACACACACAATAGCAAAATCATTCTGATTAGGTAGTTTAGAAAATCCCTGAAAGGAATAACGTGCATTCTTGTAGCCATCTAAACCAATCCGCGCTCCAACTAATAGAAAATATGGTTTGTTAAGATTGTATTTAGTTCGGAACTGAGTAATTTTTTCACAACTCATTACTTGAAAATTTTCTGCTAATCCACAGTGAGCAACCTTGACAGAATCAGGTGATATATGAGGAAAGAACCTGAGCAAATCACGGGCAGTATTTTCTGAAATTGCTACATAAGCACAAGCGTGTAAAATTCCATAGTGTTTCTCTTTCCACATTGACTCATTTAAATTAGCATTAATTACCTCTGGAATCATATCGTAAGCCATGAATACAGATGGAGTCGATATTGGAGTTGTGTAATAAGTTGATACAAGTAACTGAATTCGCTGTTGATCGCATATTTTTTGTAGCATTTCGCTATCAGTAGCAGTTTTACTGTATTTATATCTACTGATCTGACAATAACGAATACCCGGAATTATTGGAGCTGTTCCATCTCTGTCCAGAAAAACTATTTGCTTTGCAAACCCACTATTTACCCATTCTGCCAAAAGACATTTCCATACAGTTGGAATTCCTCCAGTTTGAAAGAGCTGAAATACTACGCCATCAATGGCAATTATTGGGGATATATTTTGAATTTTAGATGCTGCTTGTTGGATTTCCTCTGATGATAAAAAATACCAATTATTACTACTAGGTTCTTGCTTGGCAATCGGCACTACACCGCAAGATTCTGCCATATCCACCATCGTTTTATCTTTTACCCAAGCGAAATACTCACTAAGAAATAGAGGAAATCTACCCTGCGTCTGTAGTTTTAACCATTGTGACTCTGCATTTTTATAGCCATAGTAAATTTCTTTAAATTTTAATTGTTGTGGAATAACATAAGCATAATGATGAAAAACTAAACCTTGCTTTTCAGTTTCTTTATGTAAAAAAGGATTGATACTAGCTATATCCTTTGTTTTTCCATTAATTAAAGTTTCAACTAATTTAGGAGGTTCGTGGGCAGCCCAAATGTAACCAGGCTTAAACCTCCAGGTTCTTAACCATTCTTGCTTAGGGTTTTGAGTATGACAATTCCGCGTACTGATAATAAGTTTTTCCCCAACAAAATACCAACACCAATAAAATGCAGCACTTTTTTCAGGATGTTCAATAAACATTTGCTGAACCTTGCAAATTTGCTCAAAAGTCCACAGTTCATCAACATCCACTTGCCATAATAAACACTCTTCTGAAATATTAACAAGAGGAGCATTAACCATTTCTCTTTTACCATCCCAGAATATCCCTTCAGGTTTCCGATAGACAGTAATATTGTTAGGGTATTGTTGAGCTAATTTGTCTATATATTCTGTTGTCCCATCTTTACTACGACCTTGATAATGCATAACATCCGTTACTTTACCTCCTAAACTGACACTCCATCCTGTATCATGCTTTAATTCAGCAACACCTTCAACAATATGCCATTGCCATTTAAAAGGAAGTTGTTTAAAAATATCAATATGATATTCAATGAAAGGTTGCCCATTTAAAACAATTGTAAAGAAGTGAATAGGTAACTCATAAAAAATAAAGCCCACACCCTTTTTCTTGAAGATAGAATATCCATTTCTTAATTCAAAATTTTTACGTACTAGAATATAGTTTTCATCATCTAACAATCTATGATGGGCTTCATAATTTTTAAGGCTATTGATATCATCTAAAATGATTATTTTTGCACCATATACTTCATCAAGTTCAATGTTTCCAGTAAATTCTGAACCATCTATCAATACTAGATCGAAATAATCAATATTATTTTCTTCTTTTATTTTTCTTATTCCGTTACCTGAAACACTACTACTTTTTACATAATCAATATCCTGGTGCAACCATCTTATAACTTCATCCAAAGGATAGTTATTGAGATTAGTTTTATGTTTACGGTAAAAGTTAATTACATCTTCCTCACTGGGAAAATCATCAATATCAATTGATGATAAGTTATAACACTTCACAAAGTCAGCATAGGAATAGGTTTGCTGTAGTACTGAAAACCGTACTTCAGAAACCTCCATACAATAAAGTAAAGGTTTTTTTGGATTTTTTCTTATTCCTTTAACAAAGGCTTCTGTACTACCGCTTCCTGACGAAGAACCAATTTCAAGGATATTGCTGATTTGTGCTTCAGCAGCAATTGCTTGAATTGTATTGTATAGCTCGTCATTTTTGATTTCAGGATCAATTAAAGAATTAAGTTGTGAATCTTGCATTTTTTTCTTATAGTTTAGACAAAGTTTATACTAGATAAGTATTGACTAATCCTAATCTTCTGATGGTATTCCTAATAATTTTTTCACCTTGAACCATGCTGTTCTTAGCTTCCAGAATTTACTAGTTTTCATTGCATCGATCAAATCTTCGGCTTGTTTTAATTTAGTTTTCAGGGATTGTATTTCAGATTTTAACTGTGGATTAGTTAATTCACTATCTCCTAAAATACTCGATATTTCCTCTGGCAATTGATATGAAAAATCTAGTGAAATTTTCGGGATAGCATAGTCCTCTTGAATATGCTCTCTATTTTTTAGCTCTGGTATAAGCTGGTACTCAACTTTATTCCCAGTTGTGACAAATTCGATTATCTGCTGAATTCTATGCTCAATTGTATGTTTTGTAATAACTTCTTCCTGAGCAGTAATAGTAATTGTTTCTAAATCTTTTATATGCTTTAAGTAATAATTAATTTGTTCAGCCAGCTTTTCAAAGTTATCGATATCGTAAGGTATATAATGCTGATAATCTTTGAATATCTTTGCAGCTATTGGTCGACCCTTTAAATTGTATTGAAATAATAAAGTGCCGCAAGCCATTGCTTCATAAACTCTAGTAGAATAACCCCAGCCAACATCGCTTACACTAGGTAAATTTATAGTAGCTGTGTAATTATTTAATTTTAGAACTAACTCCTCAAATGAGTCTAGTGAGCCAATCTGTTTATCTGTAAATTCTACTAAATTCTTTTCCAGAAGCTTGTCTAACAAGATTTTTCTTTCACTATAAACATTGGGTATCCCAAAATCAGTTATTTGACCAAAAAAGAAGAGTTTATTTTTTCTTTCAGGAGGCGCTAATTTAACTTTAAAATTTTCCCCGTCAACCCACAGAGGCATAAAGCAAGCGTTATTTCCTTT
This Nostoc sp. KVJ3 DNA region includes the following protein-coding sequences:
- a CDS encoding BlaI/MecI/CopY family transcriptional regulator codes for the protein MAPLPDYRPKQLSLGPLEAEILNIIWELGSATVKDVHDRILTDPNRELAYTSVTTVLRRLTEKGWLACDKKERAFYWRPMLSKQQSDVIKAHEQLQRFLAVGNPDVVAAFADSLDEAASEQIAAIAKRIQSARQAREEK
- a CDS encoding 2-phosphosulfolactate phosphatase family protein is translated as MKLFVYHTPELTPTGKAPECAIAVDVLRATSTIATVLAAGGEAVQVFSDLDQLIEVSEKWPSEKRLRAGERGGAKVPGFELGNSPLDCTPELVAGRRLFISTTNGTRALQRVQDSPNLLAAALINRAAVVQFLLEKKPETIWIVGSGWEGSFSLEDTVCAGAIAHSLLEQTKLSPEELAGNDEVVGAIALYSQWQDNLLGLFHQASHGQRLLRLDCQEDLKYCSQTDILDVLPIQHETGVLKSQRK
- the rfbD gene encoding dTDP-4-dehydrorhamnose reductase gives rise to the protein MSKSILLIGSNGQVGKELQQILPSYGDIISVARPAVDLAQPDTLRNFIRAKQPQIIINAAAYTAVDKAESEPQLANAINATAPLIIAQESQKLGAFLIHISTDYVFDGNGYRPYQETDATNALSVYGKTKLAGEEAIRETCAHHLILRTAWVYGTFGKSNFVKTMLRLGTEHQEIRVVADQIGSPTWAQDIATVIAQMIPQLTPEISGTYHYTNSGVASWYDFAVAIFEEAQQLDFPLKVERIVPITTAEYPTPARRPAYSVLACGKISAILETYPPHWRQRLRQMLKDRA
- the rfbC gene encoding dTDP-4-dehydrorhamnose 3,5-epimerase yields the protein MSIVHIKIPEVIQIKPQVFADDRGFFFESYNHQKFAQETGIIANFVQDNHSCSKQNVLRGLHYQIQQPQGKLIRCVAGTIFDVAVDIRKSSATFGKWVSYELSAENKYLMWIPPGFAHGFLVLSEVAEVLYKTTDYYAPQGDRTILWNDPDLGIDWPVSATPILSAKDQAGKPLRTAEVFD
- a CDS encoding glucose-1-phosphate thymidylyltransferase encodes the protein MKALILSGGKGTRLRPLTYSGAKQLVPVANKPVLWYGIEEMVAAGITDIGIIISPETGAEVQSKTGNGEYFRANITYIVQDQPLGLAHAVQIASPFLGDSPFVMYLGDNLIQLGELRYFLEQFSQQQPDALILLRSVANPSAFGVAEVDETGRVLQLIEKPKVPPSNLALVGVYFFSHLIFDAIANIQPSTRGELEITDAIQYLINQKKQVLAYNLQGWWLDTGKKDDLLEANRLILDTYLTESIVGEVDAQSQIIGRVQIGAKSQVINCTIRGPVIIGSNCYLENCFIGPYSSIANNATLIDTDLEHSVILEGAKIAGIHQRIIDSVIGQRAQLTVAPRRPKALRFLIGDDCQIELT
- a CDS encoding glycosyltransferase family 4 protein, whose amino-acid sequence is MSANQLIINLSILLSKPTGISNYADNLVPYLKFLQPTLLTAKNYPEFNCYLVPDNLTPAQGTKGHFRRLIWTQFQLPQIFMDLRSHLLFCPLPEAPIYTNCRFVVMSHDLIPLRFPKRFSRLTSYHRYYVPQVLNQAQHIICNSSATARDIIDFYQIPTSKITPIPLAHDRNHFRFLNLPTRNYFLYIGRQDIYKNLNRLIAAFAALPNSGDYELWLAGPTDLRYTSILQAQVEELGITHQVKFLDYVPYGELPTIINQAIALVFPSLWEGFGLPVLEAMACGTPVITSNLSSLPEVAGDAAILINPYNTGEITEAMQAIATDSGLRSRLSSQGIAHSQQFSWEKTGKATSEVLSRYL
- a CDS encoding glycosyltransferase family 4 protein, with translation MVLKVVIDATPVFTKPTGVGFYVANLISSLNALQSLEEFQLSIAYQRGFKNWLLGKQTVPDCLNEYSHIHILPIFVKVSDLLFTSTPVSDLLLYYFKNYFEQCFDYPNILHGTNYSVYPCNNSLKVMNIYDLTFIKYPNYIDSVVKTYTQRVKRCLQWTDLVLTISESSKKDIIDYLEIDPERVYVTPLASRYHTDYLSGEQNIQALEKQVNYDFSKPYLLFVSTIEPRKNINAIISAFNLLKKKYKIDHQLILIGKKGWNYEPIFVDIESSPWKSQIHHLDYLSDELVALFYSKADVFVYPSYYEGFGLPILEAMTLGAPVVSANTSSIPEVTGDAAILIDPSDFIQLAEAILKVISDSQVRQELISKGRERAKLFSWERTAKETLEAYRTII